GGGATGGTGCCATCGGCCTGGGTCTGCATCTGCATGGTCATCGCCATGCAATAGGCACCCAACCCGAACGCTATGCCCTGACCCATGTTCAGGATGCCACCGCTGCCCCAACACAGGCTGATCGACACGGCGAGCATTCCATAGACACCGTAAATCGCAAGCTGATTCAGGAGGAACGCGTCGTTTGATATCAGGGGCACCGCGCCCAGAACCGCGAGAACGGCGATGTAGAAGAGCCATTGCAGCGTCTTGTTGTGATATGCGTTATGGGTCATTTTTATCAGTGCCTGTCATAAGATTGTGGTTTCTCTTAGCGACGCTTGCCGCTTGCCGAGATCAGTCCTTGCGGGCGGAATCTCAGGAAAACGACGATCAGCACAAAGATCAGGAACTTGGCGAAGGTGCTGTTGGTGATGAGCGCGAAGAAGGATTGCAACTCGCCAATCGCAAGGCTTGCAATGGCGCTTCCCAAAAGCGCGCCGCCGCCGGTCACAACCGTAAGGAAGGCCTCGACAACATAGCCCATGCCCATCGTCGGTAGAACGATGTTCAACGCGCCGAACAGGGCCCCGGCAACACCGGCAAGCCCGGCCCCCAAGGCAAAGGTAAAGGAATAGACCTGCCCCGAGTTGATACCGAAGGACGCGGCGATTTCGCGATTTTGCGTCACGGCTCGGATCTTGATCCCGAAATCCGTCTTGTAAAAGATAAGCCAGACACCCGCCGCAAGCACCAGCGCCATGAAGATGATAAAGACGCGGAACACCCCAAGACTCAGCCCGCCAACTTCGATATTCGACGACAGAAACTGTGGGATTTGGACATATTTCGGATCACTGCCAAAGATCAGGCGCGTTCCCTGAATAAGCACAAGAGACACCCCCCAGGTCGCGAGCAGCGTATCGAGGGGACGATTGTACAGATACCTTATGAGGGACTTTTCAATCGCAAAGCCGATTGCGCCCACCACGACAAAGGCGACCGGAATACATAGAAAATACGGCACGCCCATAAAGGTTTGCAGCGCATAGACCGTGTAGGCGCCCAGCATGATGAATTCGCCATGCGCCATGTTGATCACACCGGCGGTTCCGTAGATGATCGTCAGCCCAAGCGCCGCAACAAAGAAAATTCCGGCAATGCTCAGCCCGAGAATGAGCGAATTGGCGAAAGCAATAGACGAGATGTCCATTTCGTGCCCCCTGACATGAAGTAAGGATCGGTATGGAAGGCGTGGTAGCGGGCGCGTCCCGCCACCACGGGTCAGCATCAGATAACGTCGGTCCGAACAGTTCCGTCCGGTGCAACAAGACCATTCGCCTTGCACGTTCCGATATCGGGATAGATCGAGTACGGATCAGGAGCGACATGCGCATCCGCCTGCTTGACGATCTTGAAGCTGCCGTCAGACTGACAGATGCCAATCTTGGGAACCAACCAAGTGTTGAAGTTGTCTTCATCCACCCAGGTTTCGCCTTCTGGCGAGATATCCGCGCTCAGCTTTACGCCAGCGCAGGCATCGCGAACGCGGGCCGGTGTAACCTCTTCAAATCCGTGTTCGGCGATGGCCTTTTCCATGGCCGCTTTGAACACATATGCAGAGTTGTAGGTCTCGGACATGTTGTAATGGGTGACACCGTTCTTGCCGTAGGGGCTTGAGAGGAAGCCATCGACGAATTTCTCGTTCGTCGGATTGTCCAGCGCCATGAAATACGGGGCAGACAGGAAGTGACCAGCACCGTATTCCGCGCCCATCGCCTTGGTTTCGATTTCACCTGTTGTCAGCGAGGCAATCGGCATCTTTTCCGCATCGAACCCAGCCTGCTTGAACTGGCGGTGGAAGGCGATGTCAGACGCGCCCACCACGGTCGAGAAAATGAAATCAGGCTGCGCTTCGCGGATCTTGTTCAGAACCGGTCCGAACTCTGAATCCCCAAGCGGGATGTATTCCTCACCCAGCAATTCGCCGCCCGCGTTTTCCAGCCATATTTTCGCGTTCTTGTTCGACTCTTTCGGCCAGACATAGTTGGAGCCGACAAAAAAGACCCGCTTGCCGAAGTTTTCGACCATGTAGGGGATCAAGTCTTTGGAGTGCTGGTTGGCCAGCGGACCCGTGCAGACGGTATTCTGCGTGCATTCCGCCCCCTCGTAACAGGTTGGGTAGAACAGCAGGTTGTCACGCTGCATCACGATGGGAAGGATCGCCTTGCGGCTGGCAGAGGTATAGCAGCCGAAAATCGAAATAACCT
The nucleotide sequence above comes from Roseovarius mucosus. Encoded proteins:
- a CDS encoding transporter substrate-binding protein produces the protein MKFSRRKFLKTSAMAGALAAPGIWIPKSRGAWGATLTEGKPIKVGVLFSLTGGLAVPEEDSTLVMQYAIDEINAAGGIAGSPIEPVIIDAKSDFSVYSEKARELILRDQVISIFGCYTSASRKAILPIVMQRDNLLFYPTCYEGAECTQNTVCTGPLANQHSKDLIPYMVENFGKRVFFVGSNYVWPKESNKNAKIWLENAGGELLGEEYIPLGDSEFGPVLNKIREAQPDFIFSTVVGASDIAFHRQFKQAGFDAEKMPIASLTTGEIETKAMGAEYGAGHFLSAPYFMALDNPTNEKFVDGFLSSPYGKNGVTHYNMSETYNSAYVFKAAMEKAIAEHGFEEVTPARVRDACAGVKLSADISPEGETWVDEDNFNTWLVPKIGICQSDGSFKIVKQADAHVAPDPYSIYPDIGTCKANGLVAPDGTVRTDVI
- the urtB gene encoding urea ABC transporter permease subunit UrtB, which encodes MDISSIAFANSLILGLSIAGIFFVAALGLTIIYGTAGVINMAHGEFIMLGAYTVYALQTFMGVPYFLCIPVAFVVVGAIGFAIEKSLIRYLYNRPLDTLLATWGVSLVLIQGTRLIFGSDPKYVQIPQFLSSNIEVGGLSLGVFRVFIIFMALVLAAGVWLIFYKTDFGIKIRAVTQNREIAASFGINSGQVYSFTFALGAGLAGVAGALFGALNIVLPTMGMGYVVEAFLTVVTGGGALLGSAIASLAIGELQSFFALITNSTFAKFLIFVLIVVFLRFRPQGLISASGKRR